The Streptococcus equi subsp. equi nucleotide sequence GATTCGTCCATAGCCAAAGGGATCCTTGGCATTGGCTGTGAGAATGGTTGCCACATTCTTTTCTCTGATATGATAGTCTAGCAGAGCCTTGAGACTTTCTCCTCTGATCAAGGGGGTGTCACCTGCAATCACTAGGGTTTGTCCCTCTAAGCCAGATAGCTCCTCTTCTGCCATCATGACTGCATGGCCTGTTCCTAGCTGCTCCTCTTGCACCACTGTCAGTGATTGATCACCTAGGACGGCACGTACCTGCTCTGCCTGATGACCGATCACTGTGAGTTGCTTTTGAGGAGCTAGGGCTGAGACGCTATTGAGGACATGCTCCAGCATGCTTAAGCCTGATACCTTGTGCAGCACCTTGGGAAGCCCTGATTTCATGCGGGTTCCCTTTCCAGCTGCTAGGATAATGGCGTAGTTTGGCATAATGACTTCCTCCGTTTGTACATAGATCATCTCATTATAGCACAAATGGCCTTAATTTGCAGAAAAAACAAGAATGCTGCAATAGTCCTTAGCTTCAGACAAACTCCCTTACCTACCTTGACTCCTTTTTTAAAGCAGCTAGCTAGAGCTGCCTGTCATCGCTAAGTATCAAAGATGTCGTAAACAAAGCAAGCTGCAAATTAGACCCCTCACTATGAAAAAAGCAGTTAGGCTCCGCGATTGAAAGACTCCGAGTCATCAGGAACAAGACCTGTATCTGATAGAACAAGAAGGGTCATCACTTCTTAAGACAGCTAGCAAAAAAGATGACTTAGCTTGTAGCCACTAGCTACTCTTAGCTATCGCTTTCTAGCGAAGCTGCTGCCTGCTCTAAAACAGCCATGACTGCCTTGCTGTGCTCCAAGGCCTGCTCTGCCCTTTCCATGTCCTTATTAGAGATAATATCTGAAAAGGCAATAAATTCATCGTACATGCGATGAGACGGGTGGTTAAAGTTGACGGTCCTTGCTTGCTCACCTCGAATGGCTAGTAAAAGCTCTGGTACAGCATTAGGAGCACCTAAAACAGAAAGAAAGCCTTTATTCCCCTGAATCGTAGAGACAATCTCTGCACTGCAATCCTTAGCCCCAATACAAACAGCCTTAAATCGCTCATAATCCATCAGCAAAACACCAGAGGTGTCAACCTGCCGCTCCATATTAGCTAGGTACTGAACCGTTTGGGGCTTGCCAAATAAGCCAACGAGCAGATGGATATTATAAATATTCAAATCACGCAAGGCCCCTCCACCCTTTTTAGGATCAAAGGCTGGTGCAATCTCCCCACGCTTAAAGGCATCATAACGAGAGGAATATTGAGAATAATTGCACTCCACAAGCTTAATCTCTCCTAACTCAGTCAAGTGATCCTTAATAAATTGGGTGTTTGGCAAATATTGGTTGGTAATAGCTTCTAATAATATCAGCTGCTTAGCTCTTGCAATGCTGCTTAAAGCATCAAGCTCCTTGGCTGTCATGGTAAATGGCTTTTCACAAATGACATGCTTACCAGCCTCAAGGGCTTGCTTAGCCACTTCAAAATGCAAATGATTTGGGGTGGCAACATAAACCGTATCCACCTCTTCATTTTTTAGGACCTCGGCTAGCTGACAGCTGGCCTGTTGAATGCCAAAGGCGTCAGCAAGCGCCTCTGCGGTTTCAAGACTACGAGGCGTTGAAACAATCGCCATTAAGTCTATGCTTTTGATCTCCTTTAAAACAGGCAAAACCTCTTTGACAATCATGCCTGTACCAACAAGGGCTAATTTCATTTATTTCTCCTTTTTAGCAGCTTCAGGGTAAACCCTCTGAAACTCCTCTAACACAATAAGGCTATCCTCGGTAAAGCGTAAGCCTACCTCTTCAAAATAAGGTCTGAAAAAGGCCTCATGAAGCAGCCGCCATTCTTCCAAGCTTTTATCACCCTCTCCTTCCTTATAGGCATGCTCTGCTGGCACGTCCTTGAAGGGAACAAGACTAACCTTAGTAATCTGGATAATACAGATCGCCTGATCCCTACTATCCAAAATCACGTCATAGCTGCCCTCTTTGGAAAGCGGCTCATGATCAGGCTCATATCAGTCATAGGCAGAGGCTGTAGCTGTTTTAGTGCCTTCTAGCACTAATTGCGCTAATAAATCAGGCTCAGCTCCAAAGGCCCAGGCCTCAGCTAGATCACCAACACCAGGATTGATTTGCTGGTATTGAGACCATAATTCTTCTGCAGTCATGTTATCACCTCTATTGATCGAATCCTCTAGACAGGTAGGCTCCTGCTGTATTAAGCAAACCTACTAGGCACTAGGCTTCATGGAAAAAACTTCATCAGCTCCCTCTTAGCCTGTGACAAGATTGCTTGATACAGCTATCAACTGTCACCCTCTGTACAGACAAGCCAGATCTTGCTAGGCCTTATGTCGATGTGCTGTTTCACTTTAAGCTCCAACCGCCATCAATTTTAACAATTTCTCCCTGCATGGCGCTAGCTTTTCCAGATGCCAAAAACATGGTCAGCTCGGCTATTTCTTCAGCCCTAAGCCAACGACCGATAGGAGTCTCATCAGCCACCCACTGGGCTAAGCCACCTGGCTCAAAGTCTGTGGCTGTCATTGCTGTTTGCACTGCGCCAGGGGCAATGCCAAAAACCTGAATGCCTGCCTTGGCATAATCAAGCGCTAGCTGTCTGGTAAAACCAGCCAGAGCATGCTTGCTGGAGGTATAGGCAGCTCCGCCGCCACCTGCCATGAAGCTAGCAATAGAGCACATATTGATGATAATACCTGATTGAGCTGTCAGCATCTGTGCCAAATAGTGACGCGTGATGCGGACAGCTGCAAAGAAATTGACCTGAAAGAGAGCCTCAAAATCAGCCTGTGTGGTATCAAGCAAGGGCTTATAGGCATCAAGAACGCCCGCAGTATGACACAACACATCAACCCTAGGCACAGCCTCAAAAAGCTCAGCTAAATCACCTGTAATATCTAACTGTAAAAACTGAAAATCTCCTGATAAATCAGGCTTTTTGCCTTGTCAACCCCATAAACAGTAAAGCCATTTCTCAAAAACAGGCGCGCCTGTGCCAGTCCTATGCCCGATGACACACCAGTGATCAGCACCCGCTTAGTCATAGACCTCTACCCAGTCAGTAGCAAGAACGTCGCAGGGAGTCGGTGCCCACATGGAAAAGCCCTCGCCAGCTCCTGACACGTTAATCAAAAAGTAAGGCGTCACCTCAAGTGCCACACCATTTTGTTCAATGCTATCAAACAGCTGAACATAGTTTTCAGCGCCTCCCCAGCCCTTACGAACGTATTTTTCTTGGCCTTCAAGCCTGGCAAAATCTCTTCAAATGTCATGGTTTTCTCCTTTTATAGGTCTACATCATAGCATGAGCTCTTTTAATGATCATTATACCAATTTACTCAGCTTTTGTAAGCTTAAAGATCACGAAAGTCGCAAACGTACAAGTTTGCTTTGTTTTTAGATAAGGATTCATCATCTTAACTAATTATGACATAATCTAAGTGATATGAAATCCTTT carries:
- the yvaA gene encoding oxidoreductase family protein, whose amino-acid sequence is MKLALVGTGMIVKEVLPVLKEIKSIDLMAIVSTPRSLETAEALADAFGIQQASCQLAEVLKNEEVDTVYVATPNHLHFEVAKQALEAGKHVICEKPFTMTAKELDALSSIARAKQLILLEAITNQYLPNTQFIKDHLTELGEIKLVECNYSQYSSRYDAFKRGEIAPAFDPKKGGGALRDLNIYNIHLLVGLFGKPQTVQYLANMERQVDTSGVLLMDYERFKAVCIGAKDCSAEIVSTIQGNKGFLSVLGAPNAVPELLLAIRGEQARTVNFNHPSHRMYDEFIAFSDIISNKDMERAEQALEHSKAVMAVLEQAAASLESDS
- the fabG_2 gene encoding 3-ketoacyl-ACP reductase is translated as MLCHTAGVLDAYKPLLDTTQADFEALFQVNFFAAVRITRHYLAQMLTAQSGIIINMCSIASFMAGGGGAAYTSSKHALAGFTRQLALDYAKAGIQVFGIAPGAVQTAMTATDFEPGGLAQWVADETPIGRWLRAEEIAELTMFLASGKASAMQGEIVKIDGGWSLK
- a CDS encoding cytoplasmic protein; translation: MTAEELWSQYQQINPGVGDLAEAWAFGAEPDLLAQLVLEGTKTATASAYD
- a CDS encoding cytoplasmic protein, with amino-acid sequence MILDSRDQAICIIQITKVSLVPFKDVPAEHAYKEGEGDKSLEEWRLLHEAFFRPYFEEVGLRFTEDSLIVLEEFQRVYPEAAKKEK